A window from Falco naumanni isolate bFalNau1 chromosome 3, bFalNau1.pat, whole genome shotgun sequence encodes these proteins:
- the LOC121085638 gene encoding LOW QUALITY PROTEIN: basic proline-rich protein-like (The sequence of the model RefSeq protein was modified relative to this genomic sequence to represent the inferred CDS: deleted 1 base in 1 codon), giving the protein MENTTPKAFLCRGIKAQLRALPDGRRRRDAKQHPVGARGARGPGAGRCSRLCLKTGCRRGRPQRGRQRRDPLPAAPARSGRARAGERAAAGGRAGARAAAPPPAAGTGPRPHAASPSRCPGAGQRGQGTGRGGGGPGARGEPLGGGRQPAPPSLPFPLRPAAAHPRRRRLSSGTRPEATGRRRAPPGPRGPSAPPPRRPAPCLSSAGPPRPLTPLLPITLAPPPRPEVRGLKAGRSTRHADGGERERRGWWARGSLAPPPVSGLGNRLPRRRASLPWAPPGARAAGAGGGRLTAGVPPPPGAVGGARDPASPIVYKPTPAGRAPASTAAAGAACARVRAGRRAAAPVPLRLRHGRAPAEMPCRPGERFLLLERSVAVGQAGSKEVDALVAKLGEVLQLSAQRAPPPPRAPKHLGPGSARDRAAPYSPRCSGGGLLAPRGPAPPQAHQQHAEPPRPDRSGHQRVTKQLCGRGWLRSAARRRKQPPPGPGDGPAEEEDPHRLLQQLILSGNLIKEAVRRLQLAAAAAAAAASTASSGSASAGSSGADGEAAEAAAVQPRE; this is encoded by the exons ATGGAAAATACGACCCCAAAGGCATTTCTGTGCCGCGGAATTAAAGCCCAGCTCCGTGCGCTGCCGGACGGGAGGCGACGCAGGGATGCCAAGCAGCACCCGGTTGGGGCGCGGGGTGCGCGGGGCCCCGGAGCCGGGCGCTGCAGCCGTCTCTGTCTCAAAACTGGATGTCGTCGGGGACGCCCGCAGCGGGGACGGCAGCGCCGCGACCCGCTCCCGGCGGCTCCAGCGCGCAGCGGCCGCGCTCGCGCGGGGGAACGTGCAGCGGCGGGAGGGCGGGCAGGAGCGCGGGCAGCTgcccccccgccggcagccGGCACCGGCCCGCGCCCGCACGCGGCGAGCCCGTCACGGTGTCCCGGGGCGGGCCAGCGAGGACAGGGCACCGGGCGAGGGGGAGGCGGACCGGGCGCCCGAGGGGAGCCcctggggggaggcaggcagccggcccccccttcccttcccttccctctgcgCCCGGCCGCCGCTCACCCTCGGCGCCGCCGCCTCTCCTCCGGCACCCGTCCCGAGGCGACCGGACGGCGAAGGGCCCCCCCGGGCCCGCGCGGCCCCTCAGCACCCCCTCCCCGCCGACCGGCCCCGTGCCTCTCCTccgccggcccgccccgccccctcaCACCCCTCCTGCCAATCACCCTGGCCCCGCCTCCGAGACCCGAGGTGCGGGGTTTGAAAGCGGGCCGGTCCACGCGGCACGCAGACGGGGGGGAGAGGGAGCGGCGTGGCTGGTGGGCGCGGGGCAGCCTCGCCCCGCCGCCGGTCTCCGGCCTCGGGAACCGGCTCCCGCGCCGCCGGGCGAGCCTTCCTTGGGCGCCGcccggggcgcgggcggcgggagcgggcggcggaCGGTTGACGGCGGGGgttccccccccgcccggcgcaGTGGGAGGCGCCCGGGATCCCGCGTCACCCATTGTTTACAAACCAACGCCAGCGGGCCGAGCTCCAGCTTCAACCGCAGCCGCCGGAGCCGCGTGTGCTCGCGTgcgcgcggggcggcgggcggcggccccggTCCCGCTGCGGCTGCGGCACGGCAGGGCGCCGGCCGAGATGCCGTGCCGCCCGGGCGAGCgcttcctgctgctggagcgCTCGGTGGCCGTGGGGCAGGCGGGTTCCAAGGAGGTGGACGCGCTGGTGGCCAAGCTGGGCGAGGTGCTGCAGCTGAGTGCCCagcgggcgccgccgccgccccgcgcccccaAGCACCTGGGGCCAGGCAGCGCCCGCGACCGCGCCGCTCCCTACTCGCCGCGCTGCAGCGGCGGCGGCCTGCTGGCGCCGCGg gggccggccccgccgcaaGCCCACCAGCAGCACGCCGAGCCCCCGCGGCCGGACAGGAGCGGCCACCAGCGGGTGACCAAGCAGCTGTGCGGCCGGGGCTGGCTGCGGAGCGCCGCCCGTCGGAGGAAGCAaccgccgccggggccgggcgaCGGGCCGGCGGAGGAGGAGGACCCCCATcggctcctgcagcagctcattCTCTCCGGCAACCTCATCAAAGAAGCCGTCCGGCGGCTGcagctggcggcggcggcggcggcagcggcggcctCCACGGCCTCCAGCGGCAGCGCCTCGGCGGGGAGCAGCGGCGCGGACGGCGAGGCGGCCGAGGCGGCGGCGGTGCAGCCCCGGGAGTAG